The Pseudomonas aeruginosa genome includes the window GTCAAGGAACGCATGCAGTGGGCGGAAACCCACTGGAACCTGTTCGATCCGCGCCAGGCCTGGAAGGTCCTCGCCGGCGTGGATACCCGCGCGATCCGCGAGCCGGAGTTCTGGCGCCTGCGCGCGGCGCTGGCCTGGGCCCTGGAGCAGGACGACGATGCCCGCGCCGCCTACGAGCGCATGCTGGCCCTGGACATCCGCCTGAACAGCAGCGACGAGGACCAGTTGATCGCCCTGTACCGGGACAGCAATCCGAAGCAGGCCTTGCAGGTGCTTATCGGCAGTTGGCAGCGCAGCCGCGATCCGCGGCGCCTGGCCCGCGCCCTGCAACTGGCGGAGAACCTCCACGACTGGCCGGCCCTGAAGAGCCTGCTGGCCGAGGCCGAAGGCCTGCCGGAAGCGCAGGGCAGCCCCTATTACTGGGTGGCCAGGGCGCGGCTGGCGGAACAGGAAGGCCATGGCGACGTCGCCGAGCGTCTGTACCGGGAAGCCTTGGTGCGTTTCCCCGGCGAGAACCTGGTGCGCGAACGCCTGCTCTGGTTCTACATCGACCGTGGCCGTCGCGACAGCCTGGCGCCCCTGTTGGCGCAGTGGCATGGCCTGGCGCTGCGGGACAGCACGCTGTGGCTGCCGTTCGCCAGCGCCAGCCTGCTGCTCGAGCGTAACGACCAGGCGCTGGCCTGGTTCCGCCTGTACCTCAAGTCCAATCCCAACGACTGGCTGGTGCAGGCCGCCTACGCCGACGCACTGGATGCCAGCGGCTACCAGGACAAGGCACTGCGCCTGCGCCGACTACTGCTCCGGCGGCTCGACCGCGAGGCGGTCAGGGCCACCCCGGACAGCTTCGCCGCCTACCTGCGCCTGCTCGCCGTGGCCCAGGGGCCGCTGCTCGCCCAGGGCGAGGCGCGGCGGGCCTGGAATGGCGAGCCGGCGATGCTGCAGCTGTGGTTCGAGCAGTTCCTCGACCAGCTCGCCGCCACCAACCAGGAGCCGCTGAAGGATGACTGGCTGGCCTGGGCGCGCGGCCGGGGCCTGAAGATCGGGCGCAACGAAGAGATCCAGGCCGCCCTGCGCAGCCAGAATCGCGCCGCCCTGCAACGCCTGCTGGAGCGCGGCGAGCTGGATCCGGCGCAGCGGGTCGAGGCGCTGGTGCGTCTCGGCCATGGCGGCGAAGCGCTGGGCGAGGCCCTGGGCGCACTGGGCGACGGCCACTCGCGCGACAACCGCGAGCAGCTGCGGCGGCAGGCGGCGGAAATCCTCGAACGCACTCCCCAGGGCCTGCAACTGGGTTGGAACAAGCGCGACTTCGGCGGTCTCGACTTCAAGGGGCCGACGCTGCGCGCGGCGCGCCACCTCGGCGACGACTGGTACGCCGATCTCGAACTGGGCAGTGGCCGCTATCACGGCGATGCGCTGGATAGCTCGCTCCTCGGTAGCGAACGCAACGCCAGGCTGACGTTGCGGCGCGAACTGGCCGATGGCTTCGCCGCGGCGACGCTCGATGGCAGCTGGCGCGACGACGAGGACCGCCACGGTCTGGGGGTGCTGCGCAATTGGCGGCTGAGCTCGCGCGACGAACTGGAAGCGGGCCTCGATTGGCACCGCGAGACCGACGAGACCGGCCTGATGCGAGCCCTCGGCATGCGCGACAGCCTACGGCTCGGCGGCCGCCACACCCTCAGCGGGCGCGACCAGTTGAGCTGGTCGCTGGCGCACAACCGCTTCTCTACCCGCCAGGGCGACGACCTCGGCAACGGCGAGGCGCTGTCCCTGGAATGGGCCCACACACTGTTCTTCGACGGCCCGGCCTGGCAACTGCGCGGCGGCATCGACTACCAGCGCAATCGCCTGGAGAACCGCGTGCCGGACGACCTGCTGGCGGCCCATGGCGGTGCGCTGGCGCTCGATGGCGCGCGCAGCCAGGACCTGCTGCAGGACCGCTATGGCCAGGTCTACCTCGGCAGCACCTGGCGCCGTGGCTTCCCTGGCGCGCTGAACCGCAGCCGTCCGCAATACACCTGGATCGTCGACACCCTGGCCGGCTGGCAGTGGACAGAGAAGGAGTTCAACTACGGCATCGATCTCGGCATCGGCATGGAGCTGCTGGGCGACGACGAACTGGCGTTCACCTTCGGCTACCAGTCGGCTCCCCAGGGCGGTGGCGGCGATGCCGGCGGCACGCTCGGGGTGACCTACAGCACGCGCTTCGGCCGCTGAACGCGGCCCGGATACGGAACTCAACAGGAGGAACACAACATGCAATCCATCCGCTGCCTGGCTCTCGCGGCCGTCGCCCTGTTCATGGCGGGCTGCTCCAGCTTCACCAGCGAAAGCGCTACGCCGCTGGCGCGCGGCGCGCAGTGGGGCCTGGTGCCGCTGCTCAATTATTCCCAGGCGCCGCAGGCCGGCGAGCGTGCCGAGCAGATCCTGCTCAGCGTGCTGGCCGAGGAGGGCGTGCGGCCGCGCCTGTACCCGGCGCAGCCGCAAGGCGACCTGCAACTGGTCGACGACCGCGAGCGCCAGCAGCGCGCCCTGGACTGGGCACGCCAGCAGAAGCTGGCCTACGTGGTCACCGGCAGCGTCGAGGAGTGGCAGTACAAGAACGGCCTCGACGGCGAGCCGGCGGTGGGCGTCAGCCTGCAGGTGCTGGAGCCGGCCTCCGGGCGGGTGCTCTGGAGCACCAGCGGGGCGCGCGCCGGCTGGTCCCGGGAAAGCCTGGCGGGCGCCGCGCAGAAAGTCCTGCGCGAGCTGGTCGGCGACCTGCGGCTCGAGTGACGGCGATGTCCGCGCACAAGGATTTCGCCCTCGCACCGCGCGCCAGCGGCAGCGTCTCCTGGGTCGAGACTCTGGTCATCAGCGCACTCGCGCTGGGCCTGGGCTGGTGGTTCTGCCCGGACGACCCGCTGCAGGTCAACGCCACCTTTCCCTGGGTGATCCTCGCGCCCCTGTTGCTGGGCATGCGCTACGGCTTCGTCCGCGGGTTGGCCAGCGCGGCGCTGCTGGTGGCGGCGCTGTTCGCGTTTCGCGTCCAGGGCGTCGAGGCCTATGCCCAGGTACCGGCGGCCTTCATCGTCGGCGTGCTGCTCTGCGCCATGTTGGTGGGCGAGTTCCGCGACATCTGGGAACGCCGCCTGGAGCGCCTGGAGCTGGCGAACGAGTACCGTCAGTTGCGCCTCGACGAATTCACCCGCGCCCATCACATCCTGCGCATCTCCCACGATCGCCTGGAACAGCGGGTCGCCGGCAACGACCAGAGCCTGCGCAGTTCGCTGCTCGGTCTGCGACAACTGCTGCGCGAGCTGCCGGGCGATGAGGCACCGCTCGATGCGCTGGCGGAAACCGTGCTGACGCTGCTGGCCCAGTACGGTTCGCTGCGCATCGCCGGACTCTACCGGGTGCGCCACGACCGCACCCCGGAGCCGCAACCCTTGGCGACGCTCGGCGAGATGCCGGCGCTGGACGCCGACGATCTGCTGGTGCGCACCTGCCTGGAGCGCGGCGAACTGGTCAGCGTGCGCCAGGAACTGCTGGAGCGTGGCGAGCAGCGTGCGCACAGCGCGCTGCAGGTGTGCGTGCCGCTGGTCGACACCGATGGGCGGATCCTTGCCCTGCTGGCGGTGGAGCAGATGCCGTTCTTCGTCTTCAACGAACGTACCTTCAGCCTGCTGGCGATCCTCGCCGGGCACATCGCCGACTTGCTGCAGAGCGACCGTCGCGCACTGCAACTGGCCGACATCGACGCCCAGCGCTTCTCCCAGTACCTCAAGCGCTCCCTGCTGGACGCCCGCGACCATGGATTGCCGGCCTGCCTGTATGCCTTCGAGTTGACCGATGCGCGCTACGGCGAAGAGGTCCAGCGTCTGCTGGAAGGCAGCCAGCGTGGCCTCGACGTGCAGTTGCGACTGCGCAACGACGAGGGCCGGCGGGTCCTGCTGGTGTTGTTGCCGCTGACTTCCGCCGAAGGCTCCCAGGGGTATCTGCAGCGCCTGAGGATTCTCTTCGCCGAACGCTTCGGCCAGGCCCGCGAGCTGGAGTCGCTGGGCGTGCGCATCCGCCAGTACGAACTGGACGCCGGCAACGATCGGCAGGCGCTGGGACATTTCCTTTTCAACGAGTGCGGCCTGAATGATCAGCAAGTGGCTGTTTAGCGGCGCCTTCCTGTTCGAGCTGAGCAGTTGGGCGAGCGTCTTCGCCGACCTGCCGTTCGGCCAGGCGCTGGCGCTCTACCTGTTCGCCCACGGCCTGGGCAGCGCGCTGCTGTGCGTCGGCGTATGGCTGCTGCTGCCGCGGCGCTACAAGTTCCCGCTGCCGTGGAGCCCGCTGTTCCTCTTCAGCCTGGCCTTCTTCGTGCCGCTGATCGGAGCGGTCGGCGTCGCTGCGGCGGTATTCCCGGCGCTGTACCTGCCGCGCCAGCGTGGCGAGCAGGCCTGGCAGGCGATGGGCGTCCCCGAGCTGCCGTTCCGGCCGAAGGAAAAGCGCCTCGACATGATGTTCAGCGACGGCGGTCTGCAGGACGTCCTGCGCCATGCGCCGGACCCGAACCAGCGGCTCACGGCGATCTTCGCCACCCGGCGGATGCCCGGCAAGGAGGCGATCCCGATCCTCAAGCTGGCCCTGCGCGACCCCGCCGACGACGTCCGCCTGCTGGCCTACTCGATGCTCGACCAGAAGGAAAGCCGGATCAACCAGCGCATCGAGGCCGCCCTCGGCCGCCTCGCCGGCGCCACGCCGGCGCGACGCGGCGCGCTGCACGGAACCCTGGCGCGCTGGTACTGGGAACTGGCCTACCTGGGGTTGGCCCAGGGCAGCGTGCTGGAGCACATCCTCGAGCAGGCGCGCGAGCATACCGACCAGGCGCTGCGCGGCGCACCCTCGGCCGACCTGCATCTGCTGGCCGGGCGCATCGCCCTCGAACAAGGCCGCCTGGAGGATGCCGGACGCGCCCTCCAGGCCGCCGAGGAGGCGGGAATCGATAGCGCCCAGCTGGCGCCGTTCCGCGCCGAGGTGGCGTTCTTCCAGCGGCGCTACCGGGACATCCCCCGGCTTCTCGCCGGAATGCCCGACGACATGCTGCAACGGCCGCCCTTCGCGGCCCTGGCGAGATACTGGACATGACCGAACACACCGCTCCGACGGCGCCCGTCGCCGATGTCTGCCTGCTGCTGGAGGGCACCTGGCCCTATGTCCGCGGCGGCGTCTCCAGCTGGGTCAACCAGTTGATCCTCGGTCTCCCCGACCTGACCTTCTCGGTGTTCTTCATCGGCGGCCAGAAGGATGCCTACGGCAAGCGCCACTACCCGATCCCGGACAATGTGCTGCACATCGAGGAACACTTCCTGGAAACCGCCTGGAGTTCGCCGAACCCGCAGACGCGACAGGGCAGTAGCGAGACCGAAAAGGCGTTGCGCGATCTGCACCGTTTCTTCCACTACCCGGAGACGCCGGACGTGGAGGAGGGCGACGCGCTGCTCGACCTGCTCGCCGAGGGCCGCATCGGCCGCGAGGACTTTCTCCACAGCAAGGCCAGTTGGGAGGCGATCACCGCAGGCTACGAGCGCTATTGCACCGATCCGTCCTTCGTCAATTACTTCTGGACCCTGCGCTCGATGCAGGCGCCGGTGTTCATGCTCGCCGAGGCGGCCCGGCGGATGCCGCGGGCGCGCATGCTGCACTCGATCTCCACCGGCTACGCCGGCCTGCTGGGCTGCATCCTGCAACGTCGCTGGGGCTGCCGCTACCTGCTCAGCGAGCACGGCATCTACACCAAGGAGCGCAAGATCGACCTGGCCCAGGCCAACTGGATCGCGGAGAACCCCGACGAGCAGCTGAGTACCGGACTGGATGCCGAGGTCAGCTACATCCGTCGCTTGTGGATCCGCTTCTTCGAGCGTGTCGGCCTGCTCACCTATCGCGCCGCCAATCCGATCGTCGCCCTCTACGAAGGCAACCGCCAGCGCCAGGTACTCGATGGCGCCGAGCCACGGCGCACCCGGGTGATCCCCAACGGCATCGACCTCGATGCCTGGGCCGGCGCCCTCGAACGGCGGCCGCCGGGGATTCCGCCGGTGGTCGGGCTGGTCGGCCGGGTAGTGCCGATCAAGGACGTGAAGACCTTCATCCGCGCCATGCGCGGGGTGGTCAGCGCGATGCCGGAGGCGGAGGGCTGGATCGTCGGTCCGGAGGAGGAAGACCCGGACTATGCCAGCGAATGCCGCAGCCTGGTGGCCAGCCTCGGCCTGCAGGACAAGGTGAAGTTCCTCGGTTTCCGTCGGATCGGCGAGGTCCTGCCGCAACTCGGCCTGATGGTCCTCACCTCGATCAGCGAAGCGCAGCCGCTGGTGATCCTCGAAGCCTGGGCTGCCGGCGCCCCGGTGGTGAGCAGCGACGTCGGCTCCTGCCGCGAACTGATCGAAGGCGCCGACGCCGAAGATCGCGCCCTGGGTCGCGCCGGGGAGGTGGTGGCGATCGCCGACCCGCAGGCCACTTCGCGGGCGATCCTCGCCCTGCTGCGCAATCCGCAGCGCTGGCAGGCGGCCCAGGCGGTCGGCCTGCAACGGGTCGAACGCTACTACACCGAGGCGCTGATGCTCGGACGTTACCGCGGGCTGTACCGCGAAGCCACGGAGATTGCATGACATGGCCGGCATCGGCTTCGAACTGCGGAAGATCCTTTCCCGCGATTCCTATACGGCGACCCTGCGCGCCTACCTCTACGCCGGGCTGATCAGCTCCGGTCCCTGGGTGCTGTCGATCGTCAGCGTGATGCTGATCGGCGTGCTGAGCCTCGGCGTGGTGGTGCCGGACGTGCTGGTCCGGCAGTTCCTGATCACGGTGACCTACCTGATGGCGCTGTCGCTGATCTTCACCGGGGGACTGCAACTGTTCTTCACCCGCTTCATTTCCGATCGCCTGTTCGAGCGCAAGCACGAGGCGATCCTGCCCAACCTGGTGGGCGTGCTGTTGCTGGTGACGTTGGCGGCGGGCCTGCTCTCGGCGATATTGCTGGCGACCCTGTTCGATGAGCCGTTCGCCTACCGCCTGCTGGTGATGGCCAACTTCGTGGTGCTCTGCAACCTGTGGCTGGTGATCATCTTCCTGTCGGGAATGAAGGCCTACAAACGCATCCTGCTGGTGATGTTCATCGGCTACGCGCTGATGGTCGCCTGTGCCTACCTGCTGCGTTTCATGCAGATGGACGGCCTGCTGCTGGCATTGCTGATCGGCCACGCCAGCCTGCTGTTCGTCTTCCTCTACGACATCCTCCGCGAGTACCCGGCCAGGCGCATGGTGGCCTTCGACTTCCTCGACCGCCGGCAGGTCTTCGTCAGCCTGCTGCTGACCGGCCTCTGCTACAACCTGGGGATCTGGATCGACAAGTTCATCTTCTGGTTCAACCCCTCCACCTCGGACCTGGTGATCGGCCCGCTGCGCGCCTCGATCCTCTACGACCTGCCGATCTTCCTCGCCTACCTGTCGATCATTCCCGGCATGGCGGTGTTCCTGGTGCGCATCGAGACCGACTTCGCCGAGTGGTACGAGCGGGTCTACGAGGCGATCCGCGGCGGAGAGACCCTGCAGCATATCGGCCTGCTCAAGGAGCAGATGATCCTCGCCATCCGCCAGGGCCTGCTGGAAATCTGCAAGGTGCAGGGGCTGGCGGTGGTCCTGCTGTTCCTGCTGGCGCCGCAACTGCTCGGCTGGCTGGGAATTTCCCGCTATTACCTGCCGCTGTTCTACATCGACCTGATCGGGGTGAGCATCCAGGTAGTGTTCATGGCCTTGCTCAACGTCTTCTTCTACCTGGACAAGCGCCGCATCGTCCTCGAACTCTGCGTGCTGTTCGTGATCGTCAACGGCGCCCTGACCTTCGTCAGCCTGCTGCTCGGGCCGAGCTTCTTCGGCTACGGCTTCACCCTGTCGCTGCTGGTCTGCGTGCTGGTCGGGCTGTACCGCCTGACCACCGCGCTGGACGACCTGGAGTACGAGACCTTCATGCTCAATCGCTGAGGGGTTTCGCCGGCGGCAGGGTCTTTCAGAAAGGGCCGATTCACCCGGTTGAATCGGCCCCTTTTTTTGCTTCCTCGATGCGTTTTTGCAGCTTCTGCATATCCACCAGGCGTTGCGTACCGAAGGTTCGCATCGGCAGGTCGCCGCTCTCTATCCAGGCGTAGAGCAGGTCCGGCCGGTCGCTGAGGCCGGTCAGGAAGGCGAAACGCATCAGGGTTATATAGCGGGGGCACTCGGCGAAACCCTCTTGGGGGAGTTCTTCCACTTTCATCAGGCGTCCTGCACCATGGTCCGATGTTGGAGGGGAACCCTCGGTCTAGAGGGCTTGGATTCATATTGATCTACTAACAGTTAGTGAATCAATATGCATAGGGAACCATCAGACGCGGACTACACATGGTAAAGAATCGACGTTTGTTCACTGCTGGCAAGCGCTTGCGCGCCCTGCGCGAGCTGATGGGCTTGAGCCGTCCGCAGTTCGCCGAGTTGGTGGGGATGACGGCCAAGCGCCTGGAGAACATCGAGAACGAGCTGCAGCGCATGCACGACGAGGACTTCGAGAAGGTCTGCGGAACCTTCCCGGAGTTCAGCGACTGGATCGCCTATGAAGGCAGCATCGAGCCGCAGTCGATCGCCTGGAAGGTCGCCGACTCGGCGCAGGCGGCCGCGGTCTACCTGGTGGAGCGCAACCCGGTGCTGCTTGAGCAGCACGGCATCGACATGCAGGCCTGGCGCGAACGCCACCGCGAGATACGCGAGGCGCTGCTGGCGGCGGAACAGGCGCCGGAGGCGGAGCCGGCGCCCCTGGAAGAGCCGCCGGAACCCAGGCGCCAGCGGAAGAGGAAAACGCCCGCGAGCGGCAAGGGCGACTGAGGCGCATCGCGCCAGAAACGAAGGGAAGTATCCGTACATGGTCTATGTAGTGAGGAAGCGCTGCCTGTTTCGCGCCGGCGAGCGCCTGTTCGGGTTGCGCGGGCTGACGGGGTTGAACCGACCGCAGTTTTCCGAGGTGGTCGGCATGGATCCCAAACGCCTTGAGAACATCGAGAGTGGCCGGCAGCGCATGCACGACGAGGACTTCGAGAAGGTCTGCGGGACCTTCCCGGAGTTCAGCGACTGGATCGCCTATGAAGGCAGCATCGAACCGCAGTCGATCGCCTGGAAGATCGCCGAGGCCGCCCAGGAAGCGGCGGTCTATCTGGTGGAGCGCAACCCCGAGCTGCTCGAACTCCACGGTCTCGACGTGCCGGCCTGGCGCGAGAAGCATCGGGAAATCCTCAAGAAGGTGCGCAAGCGGGAGTTGTCGCCGCCACCCGAAAAACCACCGAAACCCAGGCGCAAGCGCAAGCCGAGAAGCAACCTGCCCACACCCACCGACGGTACCTGAGACCGGCTCCCTCTCCCCAGCCCTCTCCCGCAAGCGGGAGAGGCAACGGGGCTCCCGAAGCCCAGCGGTAGGGTGGATAACGCGCAGCGTTATCCGCCGTCAGCCCCAGGTGGGCCTCAGAACACCACTCCTACCGGATAGACGAAGGCGTTCACGTCGTAGAACGGCGTGCGCTGGTAGAACCATTGCAGGCGCGCCTGCGGATCGGCGGCGAAGGCCTTGTCCTCGCGCAGGCGTTTGTCGAAGGCGGCCTTCAGCGCCGGGTCTTCCGCCAGCATCTTGCGCGCCATCGGCTCCATCACGTATTCCTCCGGCTCCTCGGCGGCCACCAGGGTGGAATTGAAGAAGCCCCAGGACCAGAAGGAATCCGGACTCTGCGGTTGCAGCAGGTCGATGGCCAGGACGCCCAGCGGCTGGGCGGTGTCGATCGACAGCGAGCCGGCCGGGAAGGTCTGCAGGCGCTGGAACGGCTTCGGCGTGCCGCTGACCAGCAGGCGACCTTCGTAGCCCGGAATCCGGTTGCCTTGCACGCGATCCGGTTCGAAGCCATCGGCGAGCTTGATGTCGTCCATGCGGTACAGGGTCACGGCGATTTCGGTCGGACGCTCCAGGGTGCTATAGCGGATGCCATGGGCCTTGATCCGGGCGATCACCTCGTGCCACTGCGCCGGGACGATGAAACGCTGGGGACGCGGCACCACCAGGTCGGGTACGCCGTTGTCGGTCACCGGTAGCTTCAGCGTCTTCGGCCGGTTGCTCCAGACGATGGTGCGGGCCCCGGTGACCGGCGATTGCTCGTAGCGGTAGTCGCCGACCACGAACGGCGTCTCGGCGGCCTCGCCTGGCTTCCAGGTGAGGATCACCTCCTTCTGCCGCAGCAGGCGCTCGCGGTCGCTGGCGATGGCCTGGCGCAGGCTGGCGGCCTGCTCGCCGATCACCTCGAACATCGCCTTGAGCATCACGTAGTTGCCCAGCACCTGGGTCTTGTACGGATGCAGGGCGTGTTGCTCGATGAGGATCGACGGCACGTTGCGGATGTCGCCGTACTGGTTGGAGAAGCGCGCCAGGTCGGTGCGGTAGGGGTAGTAGCCCTGGGTCGGATCCTGGTTGTCGTTCAGGCTGATGCATTCATGGACCATGTGCCCGAGGCTTTCCAGCGCCTGGTACACCGGCTTGCGCATGACCTGGTCCATCCAGGCGCTGCTCGCCGGTGACCAGCCGTTGCCGTTGTGGCAGTAGGAGCTGTCGTAGGGATACATGGCGCCGTCGGTGGAGTGGGTGTCGGCGAAGAAGCTCAGCTCGTAGTGGTTGAACACCCAGGCGACGTTGCGGATCTCCGCGCTGTCGAGCTTGGTGAAGTCGCGGTTGAGATTGAGATTGCGGCCGTTCACCCGCCAGCCGGTCTCCTGCGGGCCGTTCTGGTTGATCCGCCCGTAGGCGCTGCGGCGCAGGTCGCCGTCGACGTTGACCACCGGGATGAACAGCAGGTTGATCTTCTCCAGCAGCCCGGCGAGCGGGC containing:
- a CDS encoding tetratricopeptide repeat protein; the encoded protein is MANSSAADKHPKARLLNPWALLPVALGVALVLWLTFNSEEVFMPSGDGEPDAVSVNYAELLLQAHPENDALRLTLIDLLVKLGDFEQARHHLARLRGKDRLATPFYEVELDILGALARPEGMDEEQTRRLLERLRKIEHVSLNDAMLERLARHALALDAPDLAARTFAELAGRDPQGRQRWLDEAARWYLASGEPLPAADIQRQLAEAQTEPAKRLAYLRQAFASLLAGERGEQAALLLDERLDALPEDESTLAWLAEGVRAAEGSQRYDLAERFIRRWRELRPEDHEALAADLRLNMAAGRIERAWEVGQELLALRPEDRTLLADLARLGEWTGNGPRALGLWKQLLAGADDPALREHAWRLSLQMFDFDSAIELLAPIGAQRQMTDEELDALVYSHETRGTPEEGEAWLRGYVQRYPKQRLAWQRLQQILEHTQQLQEETGVWARMARHFPLSVKERMQWAETHWNLFDPRQAWKVLAGVDTRAIREPEFWRLRAALAWALEQDDDARAAYERMLALDIRLNSSDEDQLIALYRDSNPKQALQVLIGSWQRSRDPRRLARALQLAENLHDWPALKSLLAEAEGLPEAQGSPYYWVARARLAEQEGHGDVAERLYREALVRFPGENLVRERLLWFYIDRGRRDSLAPLLAQWHGLALRDSTLWLPFASASLLLERNDQALAWFRLYLKSNPNDWLVQAAYADALDASGYQDKALRLRRLLLRRLDREAVRATPDSFAAYLRLLAVAQGPLLAQGEARRAWNGEPAMLQLWFEQFLDQLAATNQEPLKDDWLAWARGRGLKIGRNEEIQAALRSQNRAALQRLLERGELDPAQRVEALVRLGHGGEALGEALGALGDGHSRDNREQLRRQAAEILERTPQGLQLGWNKRDFGGLDFKGPTLRAARHLGDDWYADLELGSGRYHGDALDSSLLGSERNARLTLRRELADGFAAATLDGSWRDDEDRHGLGVLRNWRLSSRDELEAGLDWHRETDETGLMRALGMRDSLRLGGRHTLSGRDQLSWSLAHNRFSTRQGDDLGNGEALSLEWAHTLFFDGPAWQLRGGIDYQRNRLENRVPDDLLAAHGGALALDGARSQDLLQDRYGQVYLGSTWRRGFPGALNRSRPQYTWIVDTLAGWQWTEKEFNYGIDLGIGMELLGDDELAFTFGYQSAPQGGGGDAGGTLGVTYSTRFGR
- a CDS encoding helix-turn-helix domain-containing protein, whose translation is MVKNRRLFTAGKRLRALRELMGLSRPQFAELVGMTAKRLENIENELQRMHDEDFEKVCGTFPEFSDWIAYEGSIEPQSIAWKVADSAQAAAVYLVERNPVLLEQHGIDMQAWRERHREIREALLAAEQAPEAEPAPLEEPPEPRRQRKRKTPASGKGD
- a CDS encoding PelD GGDEF domain-containing protein, with the protein product MSAHKDFALAPRASGSVSWVETLVISALALGLGWWFCPDDPLQVNATFPWVILAPLLLGMRYGFVRGLASAALLVAALFAFRVQGVEAYAQVPAAFIVGVLLCAMLVGEFRDIWERRLERLELANEYRQLRLDEFTRAHHILRISHDRLEQRVAGNDQSLRSSLLGLRQLLRELPGDEAPLDALAETVLTLLAQYGSLRIAGLYRVRHDRTPEPQPLATLGEMPALDADDLLVRTCLERGELVSVRQELLERGEQRAHSALQVCVPLVDTDGRILALLAVEQMPFFVFNERTFSLLAILAGHIADLLQSDRRALQLADIDAQRFSQYLKRSLLDARDHGLPACLYAFELTDARYGEEVQRLLEGSQRGLDVQLRLRNDEGRRVLLVLLPLTSAEGSQGYLQRLRILFAERFGQARELESLGVRIRQYELDAGNDRQALGHFLFNECGLNDQQVAV
- a CDS encoding helix-turn-helix domain-containing protein, which produces MVYVVRKRCLFRAGERLFGLRGLTGLNRPQFSEVVGMDPKRLENIESGRQRMHDEDFEKVCGTFPEFSDWIAYEGSIEPQSIAWKIAEAAQEAAVYLVERNPELLELHGLDVPAWREKHREILKKVRKRELSPPPEKPPKPRRKRKPRSNLPTPTDGT
- a CDS encoding M14 family metallopeptidase, with amino-acid sequence MFPCLPRSLLAGVLLASALPAHAELPHAPAYIDDSAYPAAARQRILPPMFEQRLGSLRYLAKPGDPLITQAESSDFQRTSDYRETRAYLEKLVAASSGRIALRELPERSAEGHPMLLVTASTEADKSAAGLKRSAKPTLLVEAEIHPGEANGKDAMFMLLRDMSAADRPLAGLLEKINLLFIPVVNVDGDLRRSAYGRINQNGPQETGWRVNGRNLNLNRDFTKLDSAEIRNVAWVFNHYELSFFADTHSTDGAMYPYDSSYCHNGNGWSPASSAWMDQVMRKPVYQALESLGHMVHECISLNDNQDPTQGYYPYRTDLARFSNQYGDIRNVPSILIEQHALHPYKTQVLGNYVMLKAMFEVIGEQAASLRQAIASDRERLLRQKEVILTWKPGEAAETPFVVGDYRYEQSPVTGARTIVWSNRPKTLKLPVTDNGVPDLVVPRPQRFIVPAQWHEVIARIKAHGIRYSTLERPTEIAVTLYRMDDIKLADGFEPDRVQGNRIPGYEGRLLVSGTPKPFQRLQTFPAGSLSIDTAQPLGVLAIDLLQPQSPDSFWSWGFFNSTLVAAEEPEEYVMEPMARKMLAEDPALKAAFDKRLREDKAFAADPQARLQWFYQRTPFYDVNAFVYPVGVVF
- a CDS encoding tetratricopeptide repeat protein, producing the protein MISKWLFSGAFLFELSSWASVFADLPFGQALALYLFAHGLGSALLCVGVWLLLPRRYKFPLPWSPLFLFSLAFFVPLIGAVGVAAAVFPALYLPRQRGEQAWQAMGVPELPFRPKEKRLDMMFSDGGLQDVLRHAPDPNQRLTAIFATRRMPGKEAIPILKLALRDPADDVRLLAYSMLDQKESRINQRIEAALGRLAGATPARRGALHGTLARWYWELAYLGLAQGSVLEHILEQAREHTDQALRGAPSADLHLLAGRIALEQGRLEDAGRALQAAEEAGIDSAQLAPFRAEVAFFQRRYRDIPRLLAGMPDDMLQRPPFAALARYWT
- a CDS encoding pellicle/biofilm biosynthesis outer membrane protein PelC, yielding MQSIRCLALAAVALFMAGCSSFTSESATPLARGAQWGLVPLLNYSQAPQAGERAEQILLSVLAEEGVRPRLYPAQPQGDLQLVDDRERQQRALDWARQQKLAYVVTGSVEEWQYKNGLDGEPAVGVSLQVLEPASGRVLWSTSGARAGWSRESLAGAAQKVLRELVGDLRLE
- the pelF gene encoding GT4 family glycosyltransferase PelF, whose translation is MTEHTAPTAPVADVCLLLEGTWPYVRGGVSSWVNQLILGLPDLTFSVFFIGGQKDAYGKRHYPIPDNVLHIEEHFLETAWSSPNPQTRQGSSETEKALRDLHRFFHYPETPDVEEGDALLDLLAEGRIGREDFLHSKASWEAITAGYERYCTDPSFVNYFWTLRSMQAPVFMLAEAARRMPRARMLHSISTGYAGLLGCILQRRWGCRYLLSEHGIYTKERKIDLAQANWIAENPDEQLSTGLDAEVSYIRRLWIRFFERVGLLTYRAANPIVALYEGNRQRQVLDGAEPRRTRVIPNGIDLDAWAGALERRPPGIPPVVGLVGRVVPIKDVKTFIRAMRGVVSAMPEAEGWIVGPEEEDPDYASECRSLVASLGLQDKVKFLGFRRIGEVLPQLGLMVLTSISEAQPLVILEAWAAGAPVVSSDVGSCRELIEGADAEDRALGRAGEVVAIADPQATSRAILALLRNPQRWQAAQAVGLQRVERYYTEALMLGRYRGLYREATEIA
- the pelG gene encoding exopolysaccharide Pel transporter PelG, which gives rise to MAGIGFELRKILSRDSYTATLRAYLYAGLISSGPWVLSIVSVMLIGVLSLGVVVPDVLVRQFLITVTYLMALSLIFTGGLQLFFTRFISDRLFERKHEAILPNLVGVLLLVTLAAGLLSAILLATLFDEPFAYRLLVMANFVVLCNLWLVIIFLSGMKAYKRILLVMFIGYALMVACAYLLRFMQMDGLLLALLIGHASLLFVFLYDILREYPARRMVAFDFLDRRQVFVSLLLTGLCYNLGIWIDKFIFWFNPSTSDLVIGPLRASILYDLPIFLAYLSIIPGMAVFLVRIETDFAEWYERVYEAIRGGETLQHIGLLKEQMILAIRQGLLEICKVQGLAVVLLFLLAPQLLGWLGISRYYLPLFYIDLIGVSIQVVFMALLNVFFYLDKRRIVLELCVLFVIVNGALTFVSLLLGPSFFGYGFTLSLLVCVLVGLYRLTTALDDLEYETFMLNR